CGCAGATAGTTGTATTAGTGTATGTTCCTTCAAATGATTGATGCACACTGTTTAGTCAATATAGTTTTGTCATTTCATTGACACCTGTTTAAGAAATGTCATACTCATGttttaacttgattttttaaTGATACTGTACAAGTGTCAAATGTTTCAACAGTTATACCATCTTTTGATATGATGCTATGATATCAGAAACCTATTGCTTGCATATACCCATCAATTTGATATCAACAATCTAATTTGTATATGTAATCGAACAGCAAGAAGTTAGAGTAATCAGACGCTGTGATGGACTCTGTTGGGAGTGGAGGGCGACCCGAGGAGGAGACTCGTGTGGTGCTCTCTCCGCAATCTTTGTCCTTTCTTGGTGAAGGAATCTCACTTATGTTTTCTCGCTGGACGGCACTCCAGATGGCTGTGGAGAATGGATGGGGTGGGCAGGAATCCCGGTCCAAGTCTGAGGAGCTTGTCTCCACTGTTCTCTCATGGTTCTCCCAATCCAAAGGTTAGTTTTGATCTTCAAAATCAAAGAACCTTCCATGTTTAGTTTACAATTTATTATCCTTTTTATACATTTTTTGTTAAAGTCGGTGCTTTGTTGATTCAAATTCTTCCCTTCCTATCAGACATTTGAAATAGAGCTCTTTGTTTCACTATTTCAAGTTCTCCTGTCTGATATGCTTCCAAAAATTATGAGTTTCTTTCTTTGAGTATCACAACTTCTTTGGTTTAGTCTTTCACTCATTTCTCTGGAACAAGTGATGAGACTTAAGTAATTTTGCAGTTTGGCAATTGATTAGTGAAATTAACCTTTTATGTTTTGCAAACTAAATTGACCTTCTTTCTAGGTCCACTTTATATTGATGATTTGGAAAATATGCTTGAAGAGAATATGGAGGAATTATTCAATACAGAAGTTGAGGACGGTAGCATTGAAGAGGTATCCAATTTCAATATGTGTTTTAAAGAATATGAACCTAACAAATCTTCTCTCAATATGTCATATTAGACTTTTTGGTCTAGGTAGTCATGGCAGTTGATACTTGACATTGAAATTCATTGAGCATTCAATAATAAAATTCATGTGTGCAGGTTGCTGAAGAATTGGTGATTATGCATGAAGATTTTCTCAAGGGAAATTATGAATCAATTGAAAAGCTGAGGAGGTTAGGTCCCATAGCTACCTCGGTTGCTCAGAGTAAAAAGGTAATCTA
This window of the Zingiber officinale cultivar Zhangliang chromosome 3B, Zo_v1.1, whole genome shotgun sequence genome carries:
- the LOC122055319 gene encoding pre-rRNA-processing protein TSR2 homolog, which encodes MDSVGSGGRPEEETRVVLSPQSLSFLGEGISLMFSRWTALQMAVENGWGGQESRSKSEELVSTVLSWFSQSKGPLYIDDLENMLEENMEELFNTEVEDGSIEEVAEELVIMHEDFLKGNYESIEKLRRLGPIATSVAQSKKIVDYDSDEVSEMIVDESNASDMVVEKPKSERVPDEDGWSTVTSRRNKGKKSR